A window of the Roseovarius sp. S88 genome harbors these coding sequences:
- a CDS encoding aminotransferase class V-fold PLP-dependent enzyme: MNALLPDIDPDGLLEYSVVFTDRSLNHMSQSFQKVMNDISSMLKEVYNADGVALIPGGGTYGMEAVARQFGTDAHALIVRNGWFSFRWTQIFDAGQFTSDTTVCMARQTGNGATAPFAPAPIEEVTAKIREAKPDAVFAPHVETSAGIILPDDYIAELAKSAHEVGALMILDCIASGCAWVDMKATGVDVLISAPQKGWSASPSAGLVMMSERALERLESTTSNSFAIDLKKWHSIMAAYENGGHAYHATMPTDALRGFRDTMLETKEFGFEKLREAQWELGNGVRAMLADKGVTSVAAEGFGAPGVVVSYTGDPDIQNGKKFSAEGMQIAAGVPLQCNEPEGFRTFRLGLFGLDKLYDVDAAKARLQEVIDKVL; this comes from the coding sequence ATGAACGCCCTTCTCCCCGACATCGATCCCGATGGCCTTCTGGAATATTCGGTTGTCTTCACGGACCGCTCTCTGAACCATATGAGTCAATCCTTTCAGAAGGTTATGAATGATATCTCATCTATGCTGAAAGAGGTTTATAACGCCGATGGCGTAGCCCTCATTCCCGGTGGCGGCACCTATGGGATGGAGGCGGTGGCCCGGCAATTTGGTACCGATGCGCATGCGCTCATCGTGCGCAATGGCTGGTTCTCTTTCCGCTGGACGCAGATCTTTGATGCGGGTCAGTTCACCTCAGACACGACCGTGTGCATGGCGCGGCAGACGGGCAATGGGGCCACGGCCCCCTTCGCTCCTGCGCCCATCGAAGAGGTCACCGCCAAAATCCGTGAGGCCAAGCCAGACGCAGTCTTTGCCCCGCATGTGGAGACAAGCGCAGGCATTATCCTGCCCGATGACTATATCGCCGAACTGGCCAAGTCCGCGCATGAGGTGGGCGCATTGATGATCCTCGATTGCATCGCTTCGGGCTGTGCCTGGGTCGATATGAAGGCCACTGGGGTTGATGTTCTGATCTCCGCCCCACAAAAGGGCTGGTCGGCCTCGCCCTCTGCCGGGTTGGTGATGATGTCAGAGCGCGCGCTGGAGCGGCTGGAGAGCACGACTTCCAACAGCTTTGCAATTGATCTCAAGAAGTGGCATTCGATCATGGCAGCCTATGAGAACGGCGGGCATGCCTATCACGCCACGATGCCCACCGATGCCCTGCGCGGATTTCGCGATACCATGCTGGAAACCAAGGAATTTGGCTTTGAAAAGCTGCGTGAGGCGCAATGGGAGCTAGGCAATGGCGTGCGCGCGATGTTGGCCGACAAAGGTGTGACCTCTGTTGCCGCCGAAGGGTTTGGCGCGCCGGGTGTGGTGGTCAGCTATACCGGCGACCCGGACATCCAGAATGGCAAGAAGTTCAGCGCCGAAGGCATGCAAATCGCAGCGGGCGTACCGTTGCAATGCAATGAGCCTGAGGGGTTTCGTACCTTCCGTCTGGGGCTTTTTGGTCTGGATAAGCTTTATGACGTGGATGCTGCAAAAGCGCGCCTGCAAGAGGTGATTGACAAGGTGCTCTAG
- a CDS encoding UbiH/UbiF family hydroxylase has protein sequence MSQFNCDILVSGGGVAGLSAAAVLGHGGFDVVCVDPAPPIMERDAEGADLRTTAILQPAQALLAEAGLWARLEDHAAPLQVMRIVDAGGAEPEPRIVKDFNAWDISDKPFGWNLPNWLLRREMVAHLETLPNVTFLPGTSAKALFTRESEARVTLSDGTRSTCRLVVAADGRGSPMREAAGIKAHTTRYGQKALAFAVTHAIPHDNISTEIHRTGGPFTLVPLPDYEGRPSSAIVWMERSAEVTRLAALDVPEFEAEMSARSCHLFGPLTLASRRTVWPIISQLAERMCAERVALVAEAAHVVPPIGAQGLNMSLGDIRALLDLAQAQPDRLGDADMLEAYHERRHLEVTARVKGIDVLNRASMVQTPVLRDARAAGLNALYAMAPVRKTLMQMGLGVR, from the coding sequence TTGAGCCAATTTAACTGCGATATCCTTGTGTCGGGCGGCGGTGTTGCCGGACTTTCAGCAGCGGCTGTGCTGGGGCATGGAGGGTTTGATGTTGTCTGCGTAGATCCGGCACCTCCGATCATGGAACGAGACGCAGAAGGCGCAGACCTGCGAACGACCGCCATACTGCAGCCCGCGCAGGCCCTTTTAGCGGAGGCTGGGCTGTGGGCGCGGCTTGAGGATCACGCGGCCCCTTTGCAGGTCATGCGGATAGTTGATGCGGGTGGAGCAGAGCCGGAACCGCGCATCGTCAAGGATTTCAACGCGTGGGATATTTCTGACAAGCCCTTTGGCTGGAACCTGCCCAACTGGCTCTTGCGCCGAGAGATGGTGGCGCATCTTGAGACATTGCCAAATGTAACATTCCTGCCAGGCACGTCGGCAAAGGCACTGTTCACACGCGAAAGCGAGGCCCGTGTGACGTTGTCTGACGGGACACGCAGTACTTGCCGTCTCGTCGTCGCCGCAGATGGGCGCGGCTCGCCGATGCGTGAGGCCGCGGGCATCAAGGCGCACACAACGCGCTATGGGCAAAAGGCGCTGGCCTTTGCCGTCACGCACGCCATTCCGCATGACAATATCTCGACCGAAATCCATCGCACCGGCGGGCCGTTCACGCTTGTGCCTTTGCCCGACTATGAGGGGCGGCCCTCGTCGGCCATCGTCTGGATGGAGCGCTCGGCCGAGGTGACCCGACTGGCCGCATTGGATGTCCCGGAATTTGAAGCGGAGATGAGCGCGCGGTCCTGTCATCTCTTTGGCCCGCTGACACTGGCCTCGCGGCGCACGGTTTGGCCCATCATCAGCCAGTTGGCAGAGCGCATGTGCGCCGAACGTGTGGCGCTTGTGGCGGAGGCGGCACATGTGGTGCCGCCCATCGGGGCGCAGGGGCTGAATATGAGCCTTGGCGATATTCGGGCGCTTTTGGACTTGGCACAGGCGCAGCCCGATCGCTTGGGTGATGCAGACATGCTTGAGGCCTATCACGAGCGCCGCCATCTGGAGGTCACCGCGCGCGTGAAAGGAATTGATGTGCTCAACCGGGCTTCTATGGTGCAAACGCCGGTGTTGCGCGATGCGCGCGCCGCAGGGCTGAATGCGCTTTACGCAATGGCCCCGGTGCGCAAGACGCTTATGCAAATGGGATTGGGAGTGCGCTAG
- a CDS encoding pyrimidine 5'-nucleotidase → MPKQHFEHVETWVFDLDNTLYPPSVRLFDQIEVRMTQYVMTELGVDRAEADRLRNLYWHQHGTTLAGLMREHDLDPLPYLEDVHDINFDALEADVDLAARIRDLPGRKIVYTNGCAPYATRVVEARGLSGLFDAIYGVEHADFYPKPDRKAFDKVFAQDGLEPTRAAMFEDEARNLAEPHAMGLRTVHVAPERQELDHVHHHTDDLSGFLARLL, encoded by the coding sequence ATGCCAAAGCAGCATTTTGAGCATGTTGAGACATGGGTCTTTGATCTCGACAACACGCTTTATCCCCCATCCGTGCGTCTCTTTGACCAGATCGAAGTCCGCATGACCCAATATGTCATGACCGAGCTTGGCGTGGACCGGGCAGAGGCGGACCGGCTGCGCAATCTCTACTGGCATCAGCATGGCACTACGCTGGCGGGTCTGATGCGCGAACATGACCTTGATCCCTTGCCCTATCTTGAGGATGTGCATGACATCAATTTTGATGCGCTGGAGGCAGACGTAGATCTGGCCGCGCGCATCCGGGATCTGCCGGGGCGCAAGATTGTCTACACCAATGGCTGTGCTCCCTATGCGACGCGCGTGGTCGAGGCGCGTGGTCTTTCGGGACTGTTTGATGCGATCTACGGCGTTGAGCATGCCGATTTTTACCCCAAACCGGATCGTAAGGCGTTCGACAAGGTCTTTGCACAAGATGGGTTAGAGCCGACGCGTGCGGCGATGTTTGAAGACGAAGCACGTAATCTGGCGGAGCCGCATGCGATGGGGCTGCGCACGGTTCATGTCGCGCCTGAACGTCAGGAATTGGATCACGTGCATCATCATACCGATGATCTTTCCGGGTTTCTTGCGCGCCTTCTGTGA
- a CDS encoding GntR family transcriptional regulator, whose amino-acid sequence MTIATPQKDAYTLVLEAIDTGIYKPGDRLVESDLAERFGVSRTPIREALQRLETQSLLTRDGRSLIVSSLDHNQLAELYVVRAELEGLAANLAARHATPEEVRVLRDMVTDDHKLIEDPSAMAKANRRFHKQIHLSSHNRFLVQQLDLVHRSMALMATTSLAAVGRPLDALAEHDAIVTAIENSDGAAAGEALRAHISKAFVTRLKLDSGEIETFG is encoded by the coding sequence ATGACCATAGCCACGCCGCAAAAAGATGCCTACACGCTTGTTTTGGAGGCGATTGACACCGGGATATACAAGCCCGGCGACCGCTTGGTGGAAAGCGATCTCGCCGAGAGGTTCGGTGTATCACGCACGCCCATTCGCGAGGCGCTGCAACGGCTTGAGACGCAATCCCTGCTGACGCGCGACGGGCGCAGCCTGATTGTGTCGTCGCTGGACCACAACCAACTGGCCGAGCTTTATGTGGTGCGGGCCGAGTTGGAAGGGTTGGCCGCCAATCTGGCCGCACGTCACGCGACACCCGAAGAGGTGCGCGTGCTGCGCGATATGGTGACCGATGATCACAAGCTAATTGAGGACCCAAGTGCAATGGCCAAGGCCAACCGGCGCTTTCACAAGCAGATTCACTTGTCTTCACACAACCGGTTCTTGGTGCAGCAACTGGACTTGGTCCATAGGTCCATGGCGCTCATGGCGACCACATCCCTTGCGGCGGTGGGCCGTCCGCTTGATGCACTGGCCGAACATGATGCGATTGTCACGGCCATCGAAAACAGCGATGGGGCCGCTGCCGGAGAGGCTCTGCGTGCGCATATCTCGAAGGCTTTCGTCACGCGGCTGAAGCTTGATTCAGGTGAGATCGAGACCTTTGGCTGA
- a CDS encoding glycosyltransferase — MAMTELQTPPSSDEQVASQSVADAALEQLLVQSGRLSAEDLADARKLQALCGQPLHQVLVAEGGLSAQVMTELRAQLHGCRAISRIELEELRPIPVGIPAQVLLKHAVLPVRDRDDTAAVICAPPDDLHRARPFLPASLQDAKMVLANRDMVTQRIGALHKSALVQAAAARTPAAESCRTWANTRRKRVSLFAVFLCGVLSLSVLYPQMVFSGLAAIAAITLIVSACFKALAFSARAMSPMKQSVLSDVFDIKRLPKVSVLVPLFRETEVAHVLIARLKRLSYPKSLLDVVLVLEEEDGLTSKTLAKTNLPPWIKVVVVPDGRPRTKPRAMNYALDFCEGEIIGVLDAEDAPDPDQIMRVVRRFDAAPKDVACLQGILDYYNARQNWLARCFTIEYAAWFRMILPGVARLGLAIPLGGTTLYFRRNVLEKLGGWDAHNVTEDADLGFRLARHGYRTEMLVTVTEEEANCRPWAWVKQRSRWLKGYMTTYLVHMRQPDLLYRQLGARKFWGFQAHFITSLSQPLLAPFLWSFWLVLLGLPHPLDPLVSRSALMTVGLLFLMIEAVNICIGLAAVSKPKHRHLLPWVPTLHLYWPLGAIAAYKALYELVLKPFFWDKTQHGLSLNHISTARKPASAKGLDLT, encoded by the coding sequence ATGGCGATGACCGAGTTGCAGACTCCGCCGTCTTCGGACGAGCAGGTGGCCTCTCAAAGTGTCGCGGATGCTGCTCTGGAACAGCTATTGGTTCAATCCGGACGTTTGAGTGCCGAAGACCTGGCAGATGCCCGAAAGCTTCAGGCGCTTTGCGGGCAACCCTTGCACCAGGTGCTGGTGGCGGAAGGGGGTCTCTCAGCGCAGGTTATGACCGAGTTGCGAGCACAGCTTCACGGATGCCGGGCCATATCACGCATCGAACTGGAAGAGCTGCGTCCGATCCCGGTGGGCATTCCGGCGCAAGTGCTGCTGAAACATGCGGTTTTGCCTGTGCGGGATCGAGATGATACCGCGGCTGTAATATGTGCACCCCCTGATGATCTACACCGCGCGCGGCCCTTTTTGCCCGCCTCCTTGCAGGATGCGAAAATGGTTCTGGCCAACCGAGATATGGTGACGCAGCGCATTGGAGCCTTGCACAAATCCGCATTGGTTCAAGCGGCCGCCGCACGCACACCCGCCGCAGAAAGCTGCCGGACCTGGGCCAATACGCGCAGGAAGCGGGTCAGTCTTTTTGCGGTTTTTCTTTGCGGCGTGCTGAGCCTGAGTGTGCTGTATCCCCAAATGGTATTCTCCGGCCTTGCTGCTATTGCGGCGATCACGCTGATTGTTTCGGCCTGTTTTAAGGCATTGGCCTTTTCTGCTCGCGCCATGTCGCCGATGAAACAAAGTGTCCTGTCTGATGTTTTTGACATCAAAAGACTGCCGAAAGTCTCTGTTCTTGTTCCTCTTTTTCGTGAAACCGAAGTGGCCCACGTGCTGATTGCGCGCCTCAAGCGGCTCAGTTATCCCAAATCGCTTTTGGATGTGGTTCTGGTGCTTGAAGAAGAGGACGGGTTGACCAGCAAAACCCTTGCGAAAACCAATCTGCCGCCCTGGATCAAGGTGGTTGTGGTGCCGGATGGGCGCCCCCGAACCAAGCCGCGCGCGATGAACTATGCGCTCGATTTTTGTGAAGGTGAGATCATCGGCGTTCTGGATGCCGAAGATGCGCCTGACCCGGATCAGATCATGCGCGTTGTGCGCAGGTTTGACGCCGCCCCAAAGGATGTCGCCTGTCTTCAGGGCATTCTGGATTACTACAATGCGCGGCAAAACTGGCTCGCGCGGTGTTTCACCATCGAATACGCAGCCTGGTTTCGCATGATCCTGCCCGGCGTGGCACGATTGGGGCTGGCGATTCCGCTGGGCGGCACGACGCTTTATTTTCGGCGCAATGTTCTGGAAAAACTGGGCGGATGGGACGCCCATAATGTGACCGAGGATGCCGATCTGGGCTTTCGCCTCGCGCGGCATGGCTATCGTACAGAAATGCTTGTGACAGTGACCGAGGAAGAGGCCAATTGCCGCCCATGGGCCTGGGTCAAGCAACGCTCGCGTTGGCTCAAGGGGTACATGACGACCTATCTGGTGCATATGCGTCAGCCCGATTTGCTGTACCGGCAACTGGGCGCGCGCAAATTCTGGGGGTTTCAGGCGCATTTTATCACTTCTCTGTCGCAACCTTTGCTCGCGCCGTTTCTTTGGTCCTTCTGGCTTGTGCTGCTGGGCCTGCCGCATCCGCTCGACCCACTGGTGTCGCGCTCTGCATTGATGACGGTTGGCTTGTTGTTCCTGATGATTGAGGCTGTCAATATCTGTATCGGCCTTGCGGCAGTGTCCAAACCCAAGCACAGGCATCTTCTGCCGTGGGTCCCCACGTTGCACCTTTACTGGCCTTTGGGCGCGATTGCCGCCTACAAGGCGCTTTACGAATTGGTTTTAAAGCCGTTTTTTTGGGACAAGACACAGCACGGGCTGTCACTCAACCATATTTCAACAGCGCGCAAACCCGCGTCAGCCAAAGGTCTCGATCTCACCTGA
- the carA gene encoding glutamine-hydrolyzing carbamoyl-phosphate synthase small subunit: MASAADAHPTACLALADGSLFYGKGFGAAKEVSAELCFNTAMTGYQEIMTDPSYAGQIVTFTFPHIGNVGVNPDDDETADPVAAGMVVKWDPTEPSNWRATERLGDWLARRGRVAIGGVDTRRLTRAIRQQGAPHVALAHDPAGKFDAEALVAEARAFAGLEGMDLAKTVTCAQSYRWDEMRWAWPEGYTRQTNAKHKVVAVDYGAKRNILRCLASAGCEVTVLPATATAEEVLAHEPDGVFLSNGPGDPAATGEYAVPMIQGVLEKDIPVFGICLGHQMLALALGAKTIKMNHGHHGANHPVKEIETGKVEITSMNHGFAVDGQTLPSGVEETHVSLFDGSNCGIRMKDRPVFSVQHHPEASPGPQDSFYLFERFAASMAG, translated from the coding sequence ATGGCCTCTGCTGCTGATGCCCACCCAACCGCATGTCTGGCGCTTGCAGATGGGTCATTGTTTTACGGAAAAGGGTTTGGCGCGGCAAAGGAAGTGTCGGCAGAACTGTGCTTTAACACTGCTATGACCGGGTATCAGGAGATCATGACCGATCCAAGCTATGCGGGACAAATCGTGACATTCACCTTTCCGCATATCGGTAATGTTGGCGTGAATCCCGACGATGACGAAACCGCTGATCCGGTGGCCGCAGGTATGGTCGTCAAATGGGACCCAACCGAGCCGTCAAATTGGCGTGCAACAGAACGTCTGGGCGACTGGCTGGCGCGGCGGGGCCGGGTCGCGATTGGTGGCGTGGACACGCGGCGTCTGACCCGGGCGATCCGTCAACAAGGCGCGCCGCATGTGGCGCTGGCGCATGACCCGGCAGGGAAATTCGATGCAGAGGCGCTGGTCGCCGAGGCTCGCGCGTTCGCCGGCTTAGAGGGCATGGACCTGGCCAAGACAGTCACCTGTGCGCAGTCCTATCGCTGGGACGAAATGCGCTGGGCCTGGCCCGAAGGGTATACGCGCCAGACAAACGCCAAGCACAAGGTCGTCGCGGTGGATTATGGTGCCAAGCGCAATATCCTGCGCTGTTTGGCCTCTGCGGGCTGTGAGGTCACTGTGCTTCCGGCGACCGCAACGGCAGAAGAGGTTTTGGCGCACGAACCTGATGGTGTGTTTCTGTCAAACGGTCCGGGCGATCCTGCCGCAACTGGGGAATACGCCGTGCCGATGATCCAAGGGGTGCTGGAAAAGGACATTCCGGTCTTTGGTATCTGCCTGGGCCACCAGATGCTGGCGCTGGCGCTTGGGGCCAAGACGATCAAGATGAACCACGGGCATCATGGGGCCAATCATCCGGTGAAAGAAATTGAGACCGGCAAGGTGGAAATCACCTCGATGAACCACGGGTTTGCCGTGGATGGGCAAACCCTGCCCAGCGGCGTAGAAGAGACGCATGTATCGCTCTTTGACGGCTCGAATTGCGGCATTCGGATGAAAGATCGCCCGGTGTTCTCGGTTCAACACCACCCCGAAGCCAGCCCAGGTCCGCAGGACAGTTTTTACCTCTTTGAACGCTTCGCGGCCTCCATGGCAGGGTGA
- a CDS encoding GatB/YqeY domain-containing protein, with protein MGLRKRVGDTLKQAMKDKDATRLGTLRLINAAIKDQDIAQRGSDSDTGEGVGDAEILAILGKMTKQRMESARAYEEGGRLDLAETERAEISVIEEFLPRQLDEAEVSDAIKAAINATGAESIRDMGKVMGHLKDQYTGQMDFGAVGPKVKDKLCAGA; from the coding sequence ATGGGTTTGCGCAAACGCGTGGGCGATACGCTCAAACAGGCAATGAAGGACAAAGACGCCACACGCCTGGGAACTTTGCGGCTGATCAACGCTGCGATCAAAGATCAGGACATCGCGCAACGTGGCAGCGATAGCGACACCGGCGAAGGCGTCGGCGACGCGGAAATCCTGGCCATTCTTGGCAAAATGACCAAGCAACGCATGGAAAGCGCACGCGCCTATGAAGAAGGCGGACGGCTTGATCTTGCTGAAACCGAACGCGCCGAGATCAGCGTGATCGAGGAGTTCCTGCCGCGCCAACTCGACGAAGCCGAAGTTAGCGACGCGATTAAGGCCGCCATCAATGCCACCGGCGCGGAGTCAATCCGGGACATGGGCAAGGTCATGGGACACCTCAAGGACCAGTATACCGGCCAGATGGATTTCGGAGCCGTAGGTCCGAAAGTGAAGGACAAGCTCTGCGCGGGGGCGTGA
- a CDS encoding DUF2244 domain-containing protein, whose amino-acid sequence MPYQWTLSETAHGDVECLRLWPHRSLPRWGFAVFILITCVMFTMPLFPLLGTATLWGLLPFLVLAVWGVWYALQRSYRDAAMGEELTIGREEVHLRRTNARGPVQDWESQSYWTKVHMHPTGGPVPHYVTLKGKGREVEIGAFLSEDERKALYGEIAEALKRMVEPDPVVGPL is encoded by the coding sequence ATGCCGTATCAATGGACCTTATCTGAGACAGCACATGGCGACGTGGAATGCCTGCGTCTTTGGCCGCACCGGTCGCTGCCGCGCTGGGGGTTTGCCGTGTTTATTCTGATCACCTGTGTGATGTTCACTATGCCGCTTTTCCCGCTTTTGGGCACCGCCACGCTCTGGGGGCTGTTGCCCTTTCTGGTGCTGGCGGTCTGGGGGGTGTGGTATGCGCTGCAGCGATCCTACCGTGATGCGGCGATGGGCGAGGAGCTAACCATCGGGCGCGAGGAGGTGCATCTGCGGCGCACCAATGCACGCGGGCCTGTTCAGGATTGGGAAAGCCAGAGTTACTGGACCAAAGTGCATATGCATCCCACGGGTGGGCCAGTGCCGCATTACGTGACGCTGAAAGGGAAGGGACGTGAGGTCGAGATCGGGGCGTTTCTGTCTGAGGATGAGCGCAAGGCGCTTTATGGTGAGATCGCCGAGGCGTTGAAGCGGATGGTGGAGCCGGATCCGGTGGTGGGGCCGCTTTAG
- the dtd gene encoding D-aminoacyl-tRNA deacylase produces MRALIQRVSEAQVRVEGQVIGQTGAGLLVLVCAMRGDEDAQAQALAAKVAKLRVFRDQAGKMNLSVSDVGGSALVVSQFTLAADTTRGTRPGYSGAAAPEDGRRLYELFAEALAAEGVPVETGEFGADMQVSLVNDGPVTIWLEV; encoded by the coding sequence ATGCGGGCCTTGATCCAACGGGTGAGCGAGGCACAGGTTCGTGTTGAGGGACAGGTTATTGGCCAGACCGGAGCGGGGCTTTTGGTGTTGGTCTGTGCCATGCGCGGCGATGAGGATGCGCAGGCACAGGCGCTGGCGGCCAAAGTGGCCAAGTTGCGGGTCTTTAGAGATCAGGCAGGCAAAATGAACCTGTCGGTGAGCGATGTGGGCGGCAGCGCTTTGGTGGTGAGCCAGTTTACATTGGCCGCAGACACAACGCGCGGCACCCGGCCCGGGTATTCCGGCGCTGCGGCACCCGAGGACGGACGGCGACTTTATGAGCTATTTGCAGAGGCGCTGGCGGCGGAAGGCGTGCCGGTGGAAACCGGAGAGTTCGGCGCGGATATGCAGGTGAGCCTTGTGAATGACGGCCCTGTGACGATTTGGCTGGAGGTTTGA
- a CDS encoding pseudouridine synthase, translating into MSQTPPPKTPPGDRIAKVIARAGLASRREAERLIEAGRVKVNGKVIDRAALNVTPKDKVEVDGRPLDAPEPPRLWLYHKPTGLVTTTRDEQGRETIFDALPEDLPRVMSVGRLDLNSEGLLLLTNDGGIKRKLELPSTGWVRKYKVRLKGRPKDETFAPLRDGLMVDGERFQPMQVALDRQQGANAWVTVAIREGKNREVRRAMEAVGLQVNRLIRLSYGPFQLGQLKPGEVLEIRPRVLRDQLGLEDEKAQAASQKPRKVQRRRR; encoded by the coding sequence ATGAGCCAGACACCCCCTCCCAAAACACCCCCCGGTGATCGTATCGCCAAGGTGATTGCCCGCGCTGGCCTTGCCAGCCGGCGAGAGGCCGAGCGCCTGATCGAGGCCGGGCGGGTGAAGGTCAATGGCAAAGTGATTGACCGTGCCGCGCTCAACGTGACACCCAAGGACAAAGTTGAGGTGGATGGCCGCCCGCTTGATGCGCCGGAACCACCGCGGCTGTGGCTTTATCACAAGCCCACCGGGTTGGTGACAACCACGCGTGATGAGCAGGGGCGCGAGACGATTTTCGATGCACTTCCAGAGGATTTGCCGCGGGTGATGAGCGTCGGGCGGCTGGACCTTAATTCCGAGGGCTTGCTGCTGTTGACCAATGATGGCGGGATCAAGCGCAAGCTGGAACTGCCCTCTACCGGCTGGGTGCGCAAATACAAGGTGCGGCTCAAGGGCCGTCCCAAAGACGAGACCTTTGCGCCCTTGCGCGACGGGCTGATGGTCGATGGAGAACGCTTTCAGCCGATGCAAGTGGCCCTCGATCGTCAGCAAGGCGCTAACGCCTGGGTCACAGTGGCGATCCGCGAAGGCAAAAACCGTGAGGTTCGCCGTGCGATGGAGGCTGTCGGGTTACAGGTTAACCGGTTGATCCGCCTCAGTTACGGGCCGTTTCAACTGGGGCAGTTGAAACCTGGTGAGGTGCTTGAGATCCGACCTAGGGTTTTGCGGGATCAACTGGGGCTTGAGGATGAAAAGGCGCAGGCTGCGTCGCAGAAACCCCGCAAGGTGCAGCGTCGGCGACGGTGA
- a CDS encoding nucleoside deaminase produces MTFTSHMDIALEEARAAAARGEVPVGAVVADPKGRIVAQAGNRIRELSDPTAHAEILALRAACAAAKSERLPGYTLTVTLEPCAMCAMAMTHARISRLYYGASDPKSGGVDHGARVFTHSQTHHMPEVFDGIAAEEAEHLLKAFFATRR; encoded by the coding sequence ATGACATTTACAAGCCATATGGACATCGCCCTTGAAGAAGCCCGTGCTGCGGCTGCGCGCGGCGAGGTGCCTGTTGGGGCCGTTGTTGCGGATCCCAAGGGGCGCATCGTGGCACAGGCGGGCAACAGAATCCGTGAATTGAGCGATCCGACAGCCCATGCTGAAATCCTGGCACTGCGCGCGGCCTGTGCTGCGGCAAAGTCCGAGCGCCTGCCGGGTTATACACTGACTGTCACGCTGGAACCCTGCGCAATGTGCGCCATGGCGATGACCCATGCGCGCATTTCCCGGCTTTACTATGGCGCATCAGACCCAAAATCAGGCGGGGTAGACCATGGCGCACGTGTCTTCACGCATTCACAGACACACCACATGCCCGAGGTTTTCGACGGGATCGCGGCAGAAGAGGCAGAACATCTGCTGAAAGCCTTCTTTGCGACCCGTCGCTGA
- a CDS encoding metal-dependent hydrolase, giving the protein MKIIWLGHGSFRIEIAGEVLLIDPWLTGNPVLPEDSHEAAVAGATHILLTHAHFDHAADLPDLAKRLDIPVVGQYDLMSWWEESQGVATVGFNKGGTVQLGDVAVTMVNALHSSSFGGPNGPHVPGTECGYMIAGEGHVIYLSGDTDVTADMGVWNDLHTPDIGILCAGGHFTMDMRRAAYAAKTFFSFKTVIPCHYKTFPILEQSADVLKNALPGLDVIEPKVMQAIEI; this is encoded by the coding sequence ATGAAAATCATCTGGCTTGGCCATGGCAGCTTTCGCATCGAAATTGCAGGGGAGGTTTTGCTCATTGATCCCTGGCTGACTGGCAATCCGGTGTTGCCGGAGGACAGTCATGAGGCAGCGGTGGCGGGGGCCACACATATCCTTTTGACTCATGCGCATTTTGATCATGCGGCGGATTTACCGGATCTGGCCAAGCGTTTGGATATCCCGGTGGTTGGCCAGTACGATCTGATGTCCTGGTGGGAGGAAAGCCAGGGCGTGGCGACCGTGGGCTTTAACAAAGGCGGCACGGTGCAGCTGGGCGATGTCGCGGTGACCATGGTCAATGCGCTGCATTCCTCAAGCTTTGGCGGTCCGAATGGGCCACATGTGCCCGGCACGGAATGCGGCTATATGATCGCGGGTGAGGGGCATGTGATCTATTTGTCGGGTGATACGGATGTGACGGCGGATATGGGCGTGTGGAACGATCTGCACACGCCGGATATCGGCATTCTGTGCGCCGGCGGGCATTTCACCATGGATATGCGCCGCGCAGCTTATGCCGCCAAGACGTTTTTCAGTTTCAAGACGGTGATCCCGTGTCATTACAAGACTTTCCCGATTCTTGAGCAATCGGCGGATGTTCTGAAAAATGCCTTGCCCGGGTTGGATGTCATTGAGCCTAAGGTGATGCAGGCGATTGAGATCTAA